The Ectothiorhodospiraceae bacterium BW-2 nucleotide sequence CCTCTTCCCCCCCCTGCAGATCACACAGCAGGGCTAACGCCGTTGTCAGTGGCTGCGCTAGCTCTCGCTGACGGCAAAAGGCGCTCACCTCATGCACCGCACGGGCGGAGAGGAGCCGTCGCAACTCAGCTTCGGTCTCTGAATCAACGCCCTCCTCGCTCATCAGGGTACGAAAGATGCCGACATGGCCTAAATCGAGCGTAACGGCACCTAAATCGAGCTCCTGCAAAGCGGTTAACATTAGATGGATAATTTCGATATCGCTGTTAACCCCAGCATGGCCGTAGAGCTCCGCCCCCACCTGTCTAGGTGTGCGGCTGCCGCCGCGCTCCCCCGGCAGGGTATGCAGAACCGTACCGATGTAACAGAGACGATTGGGGCCTACATGGTGTAGTCGATGGGCATCGATACGAGCCACCTGCGGCGTCATATCGGCCCGAATACCAAGCATTCGCCCGCTCTGTTGATCAATTAACTTAAAGGTCTGTAGGTCGAGCTCGGCACCGGTGCCGATTAATAGCGACTCGATATACTCAACTAGAGGGGTAATGACCTGGTTGTAGCCCCAGAGATTAAATAGCTGCAACAGCCGCTGGCGCACCTGCTCAATTTGGCGCGTCTGGGCGGGTAATAGCTCTTCAATGCCTTGGGGCAATACCCATTGATGAGATTGATGAGATTGAGTTCGATTCATAACAGCCTATGGGCTACTTCCAGTTGGATTCCATACCAAAACTCCTTAGTCGTCTGAATCAATGCCTAATGACATAGAGCAGCAGCGCCCCTAGCACCATGCTGACCACACCCATGCTGCGCAAGGAGGTATGTGACATTTGGGTCACTGCTGCCATGGTGCGCTGATAGAGCCCGGGCACAAGTGCGGGTAAGAGTCCCTCAATCACCAGCACTAGCGCTAGGGCTGCAAGTAGATCATCCGACATAGAAGCGACAGACTAACGCCGAACCGGCGCAGGTGAAGGGGATCTATTGGTAAAGTAGCGGAAGAAGTCGGTGTTGGCATCTAGCAACAACATATCGTCTTTACTCTGAAACGCCTGCTGATAGGCCTCTAACGAGCGATAAAACTCATAAAATTCGCGATCTTGCCCAAAAGAGGCCGCATAGATCGCCGCCGCGCTTCCATCCCCCTCGCCTCGTAGCATCTGCGCATCGCGCTCCGCCTCGGCAAGAATAACGGTTCGCTGACGATCAGCTTCAGCACGAATCTTCTCGGCCTTCTCCGCCCCTTGGGAGCGCAGCTCGGTCGCTACTCGCTGTCGCTCAGCCCGCATCCGTTGGAAAACCGACTCTGAGACCTCAACCGGCAGCTCAATACGCTTAATTCGCACATCGACCACATCAAGACCAAACTCAGCGACTTGGGAGACTATTTTTTCGGAGATAACCCGCATAATCTCGGCCCTCTCACCCGAAATCGCCTCTTGAATCGTCCGTTTGGCAAACTCATTGCGCAGCCCCTCCTGAATGACCTTGCTTAACCGCTCAGTCGCATTGGCCTCTAAGCCTCGCATCGAACGGTAGTAGAGACCAACATCACTAATGCGCCACATCACAAACGAATCGACTAGCAGATTCTTCTTTTCGAGCGTCAGATAGGGCACCGGCCGTGAGTCGATAGTCATAATCCGCCGCTCAAATTTGCGCACCTTTTGGAAAAAGGGGATCTTAAAGTGGAGCCCCGGTTCGTAGTCACCGCGAACAAACTCTCCAAACTGGAACTTAATCGCCAACTCCCGTTCGGTAACGACAAAGAGCGACATTGAGACCAACCAGAGCAGGACAATCACTCCAATGAGTTTAAACATAGTCTTGCCTTCCATTAACGCACCTCCCGCCGACGCAGTGTATCGCGCAACCGCTCTTCAGTGGAGCGGCCACTCTGACTCCCCTCCCCCATCTGGGAGAGCAGCTCCATTGTCTGCCGCATCGTCTCGCTATCGGCCGTAGTCGCTGAACGGCGTAGCTGATCAAGTGGCAGATAGACCATATTATTGCCACCTTCAACATCGATCATCACCTTGCTGCTACGGCTTAAAACCGACTGCATCGTATCGAGATAGAGTCGGGTACGCATCACCTGTGGCTCCTGCTTATACTCGGCTAATAGCTGATTAAACCGGCTAGTACGACCCTCAGACTCGGCAACCACCTGCTCTTTATAGGCGCTAGCTTCGGCGACAATACGAGCGGCCTTACCTCGCGCTTCTGGCAGAACATTATTCGCATAGGCCTCAGCCTCATTCTGGAATCGCACCGAATCCTCTCGCGCCTTGACGACATCATCAAAAGCCTGCTTCACCTGTTGTGGTGCTTGGGCATCCTGCATGGTCAACTGAATAATGTTCAAACCGGTTTGATAGAGATCGAGCGTCTCTTGCAATATCTGCTGCGCCTGAATCGTCACCGGACTCCGCCCCTCGGTCAGAATGAAATCCATAGAGCTACGGCCGATCACCTCCCGTACGGCGCTAGCAGTCGCATCCTGTAGTAGTCGCTGCAATCGCTCCTCATGGCTGGCCATGCGACCATCAATACCACGCACATTAAACAGAAAGTCGCGTGCCGCTATCGGGCTAGGTTTAATCTGGTACTGCACATCGAATTTAATGTCGATAATGTTCTCATCCTGAGTCAACATCAGCCCTTCGCTGGTCTGGTAACCGAGCTTAGCGCTACGAATACTGCTGACATCGACCTGCTCTACCGTCTGCAGCAGGCGGGGGTACCAGTGTAGCCCCGGTTCGGTAGTACTTTGATAGGAACCTAGCTGTAGCACGACGCCCCGATACCCCTCCTCGACGATATAGAGACCGGAGACAAACCAGATAAGCGCCACGACAATGGCTATCAGCGAGGCACCGATACGGCCAAGACGACCGCCGCCCCCGCCATCGGAGCCGTTGTTATCTTCCTTAC carries:
- a CDS encoding ATP phosphoribosyltransferase regulatory subunit gives rise to the protein MNRTQSHQSHQWVLPQGIEELLPAQTRQIEQVRQRLLQLFNLWGYNQVITPLVEYIESLLIGTGAELDLQTFKLIDQQSGRMLGIRADMTPQVARIDAHRLHHVGPNRLCYIGTVLHTLPGERGGSRTPRQVGAELYGHAGVNSDIEIIHLMLTALQELDLGAVTLDLGHVGIFRTLMSEEGVDSETEAELRRLLSARAVHEVSAFCRQRELAQPLTTALALLCDLQGGEEVLERAGALIDASAAIAAPLDYLRQVVDSLNQLPGVSFALHLDLAELRGYHYHNGLLFSAYQRGSGQSLAQGGRYDGIGEVFGRHRAATGFSMDLKQIIDLTARPIPEEPEGVWAPAGYAPALQQAISKLRSEGVRVVQQLGEGAEMPPHHCRQQLVFEQDQWRCRPLESR
- a CDS encoding DUF2065 domain-containing protein, with amino-acid sequence MSDDLLAALALVLVIEGLLPALVPGLYQRTMAAVTQMSHTSLRSMGVVSMVLGALLLYVIRH
- the hflC gene encoding protease modulator HflC; amino-acid sequence: MEGKTMFKLIGVIVLLWLVSMSLFVVTERELAIKFQFGEFVRGDYEPGLHFKIPFFQKVRKFERRIMTIDSRPVPYLTLEKKNLLVDSFVMWRISDVGLYYRSMRGLEANATERLSKVIQEGLRNEFAKRTIQEAISGERAEIMRVISEKIVSQVAEFGLDVVDVRIKRIELPVEVSESVFQRMRAERQRVATELRSQGAEKAEKIRAEADRQRTVILAEAERDAQMLRGEGDGSAAAIYAASFGQDREFYEFYRSLEAYQQAFQSKDDMLLLDANTDFFRYFTNRSPSPAPVRR
- the hflK gene encoding FtsH protease activity modulator HflK, with amino-acid sequence MAWNEPGGSNRDPWGQGGGGSGEGPPDLDEIVRKLQQRFSSLLGGRAGGSGKEDNNGSDGGGGGRLGRIGASLIAIVVALIWFVSGLYIVEEGYRGVVLQLGSYQSTTEPGLHWYPRLLQTVEQVDVSSIRSAKLGYQTSEGLMLTQDENIIDIKFDVQYQIKPSPIAARDFLFNVRGIDGRMASHEERLQRLLQDATASAVREVIGRSSMDFILTEGRSPVTIQAQQILQETLDLYQTGLNIIQLTMQDAQAPQQVKQAFDDVVKAREDSVRFQNEAEAYANNVLPEARGKAARIVAEASAYKEQVVAESEGRTSRFNQLLAEYKQEPQVMRTRLYLDTMQSVLSRSSKVMIDVEGGNNMVYLPLDQLRRSATTADSETMRQTMELLSQMGEGSQSGRSTEERLRDTLRRREVR